A window of Cryptomeria japonica chromosome 3, Sugi_1.0, whole genome shotgun sequence contains these coding sequences:
- the LOC131053976 gene encoding receptor like protein 22-like, translating to MSSLFCGIAIPKITSSLFFLLLQSSVSVEIKCPSHERNYLLHFKAALVDNSSNLQSWQGFNCCKWKGVGCKSHSGGHVTLLNLTDQKLGGEIHSSLFRLEYLQHLDLSHNSFSGIPIPSDLGKLKRLTFLSFFSGGFQGKIPVTLANLWNLRHLELSSTDNVGKLQSPSLSIWLKNMKRLEHLTLHRVEISRAKEWEKVITSLSNLRYLRLSDCGLTGLLPSSLKNLFNVVHLDLSSNSFTGVMPPSLGHLPALSYLDLSSNHFNGTIPSTISRLVNLKSLLLSSNSLTGSISLSFFENMTILEQLVLSHNNLTVSVPSMSWTPKFKKLSGLGLASCRLAKFPLFLLKQYHMFELDLSGNSIAGNIPPWIWEFPELFRLNLSSSELTGRLPLKLAAKNLGFLDLHNNSLEGALPLPPAGILHLDMSNNNFTGSIPGDIRTYLQLAEVFCILQNKISGRIPDSICNTNMHVLDLAGNMLSGTIPPNFTANCLDLRVLRLGENNLVGDMPDVGNLIKLQTLDLNGNHLQGLIESSVANCTSLQVLNLGNNDFDGSIPHRIGNLSKLQILMLNSNKLQGTIPPRIFALEQLQILDLSHNNLSGSIPTSLTGLQAMVNASQFSPVQLGYRISKDILCKNEVTLSTKGLFLEYEIILTNFKFMDLSSNNLWGRIPPDIGSLHGLKGLNLSRNYLIGKIPETIGGMDQLESLDLSLNNLSGIIPLELQYLSYLQVFNVSYNRLEGKVPHGGQLLTFDKTSFLGNAHLCDIPFTNSTCNISFSNGDDGKETSEDIEDDSEVQKEYFLLGLGLSYGLGFSIFIGILSLNNKVRKAVFHLYDAIIAGMHHCG from the coding sequence atgtcatccttgtTTTGTGGAATTGCAATTCCCAAAATAACGAGTTCGTTGTTTTTCTTGTTATTGCAGAGCTCTGTGAGTGTCGAAATTAAATGCCCATCACATGAAAGAAATTATCTATTGCATTTCAAGGCTGCTCTTGTAGATAACTCCAGCAATTTACAGTCTTGGCAAGGCTTCAATTGCTGTAAATGGAAAGGTGTTGGTTGTAAAAGCCATTCAGGTGGCCATGTTACTCTACTCAACTTGACAGATCAGAAATTGGGAGGTGAGATCCATTCATCGTTGTTTAGGCTTGAGTATCTACAACATTTAGATCTCAGCCACAATTCCTTTTCAGGAATTCCCATCCCTTCTGACCTTGGAAAACTCAAGAGACTCACTTTTCTTAGCTTCTTTTCTGGTGGGTTTCAAGGCAAAATTCCTGTGACTCTGGCAAACTTGTGGAATTTGCGCCACTTGGAGCTGAGCTCAACAGACAATGTAGGAAAATTGCAGAGTCCGAGTCTGTCAATTTGGCTTAAAAATATGAAAAGATTGGAACACCTCACTCTACATAGAGTGGAAATTTCTAGGGCAAAGGAGTGGGAAAAAGTTATTACCAGTCTATCCAATCTTAGGTATCTGCGCTTGTCTGATTGTGGGCTAACAGGACTGCTTCCTTCCTCTCTAAAGAATCTCTTCAATGTTGTTCATCTGGATCTCTCTTCCAACAGCTTCACAGGGGTAATGCCGCCTTCTTTGGGTCATCTTCCAGCCCTTTCCTATCTTGATCTCAGCTCCAACCATTTCAATGGTACAATTCCATCCACAATTTCAAGGCTTGTTAACTTAAAATCACTTTTGCTCTCATCCAACAGTTTAACAGgttccatttccctttccttctttgAGAATATGACCATCCTTGAACAGCTAGTACTTTCTCACAATAACTTGACTGTGAGTGTCCCTTCCATGAGTTGGACTCCGAAGTTTAAGAAGTTGTCTGGTCTTGGACTGGCTTCTTGTAGGTTGGCTAAATTTCCTTTATTTCTTCTGAAACAATATCATATGTTTGAGCTGGATTTATCTGGCAACAGTATAGCAGGAAATATTCCGCCATGGATATGGGAGTTTCCTGAGCTTTTTCGTCTCAACCTTTCATCCAGCGAATTAACTGGAAGATTGCCATTGAAGCTTGCAGCCAAGAATCTTGGGTTCCTGGATTTGCACAACAACAGCTTGGAGGGTGCTCTTCCTCTGCCACCTGCTGGTATTTTACATCTAGACATGTCAAATAATAATTTTACAGGTTCAATTCCTGGTGACATTAGAACATATCTTCAATTGGCAGAGGTTTTCTGTATCTTGCAGAATAAGATCAGTGGAAGAATCCCAGATTCTATCTGCAACACAAATATGCATGTTCTTGACTTGGCAGGCAATATGCTCAGCGGTACTATTCCTCCTAATTTTACAGCAAACTGTTTGGATTTAAGAGTTTTGAGGTTGGGTGAAAACAATCTGGTGGGTGATATGCCGGACGTGGGAAATCTTATAAAACTTCAGACGTTAGATCTGAATGGTAATCATCTACAAGGGCTTATTGAATCATCTGTAGCAAATTGCACTTCTCTCCAAGTTCTGAATTTAGGAAATAATGATTTTGATGGCAGCATTCCCCACAGGATTGGTAATCTATCAAAACTGCAGATTTTGATGTTGAACTCCAATAAATTGCAAGGCACTATTCCTCCCAGAATCTTTGCCCTCGAGCAACTCCAAATCTTAGACCTTTCTCACAACAATCTTTCAGGTTCTATACCAACAAGCCTCACTGGTTTACAGGCAATGGTCAATGCATCACAGTTTAGTCCAGTGCAGCTAGGGTACAGGATTTCAAAAGATATTTTGTGTAAGAATGAGGTAACCCTTTCTACAAAAGGCCTCTTTCTTGAATATGAGATTATTCTTACaaatttcaagtttatggatctgTCAAGCAACAATTTATGGGGCAGGATTCCTCCTGATATTGGATCCCTTCATGGTTTGAAAGGTCTTAATCTTTCTAGAAATTATCTCATTGGCAAGATTCCAGAAACAATCGGAGGCATGGATCAACTGGAGTCTCTAGATCTTTCACTGAACAATTTGAGTGGAATTATTCCTTTGGAACTGCAATATCTCAGTTATTTGCAAGTCTTCAATGTCTCTTACAACAGGCTTGAGGGAAAAGTACCTCATGGAGGGCAACTTTTGACCTTTGATAAGACATCTTTCTTGGGCAATGCCCATCTATGTGACATTCCCTTCACCAACAGCACTTGCAACATTTCTTTTTCAAATGGTGATGATGGGAAAGAGACAAgtgaagacattgaagatgactCAGAAGTTCAGAAGGAATATTTCCTACTAGGGTTGGGCTTAAGTTATGGGTTAGGGTTCTCCATTTTCATTGGAATCCTCTCATTAAATAACAAGGTGAGGAAGGCCGTCTTCCATCTTTATGATGCTATCATTGCGGGTATGCATCACTGTGGATAG
- the LOC131053981 gene encoding uncharacterized protein LOC131053981: MKTTITIAVLLLLGTLFMLLLYYGQDMNLFKSDNGVSSNKKLNVKIYDHSNNYYRRELSDINLSDYHLIDPVPNSGATVKSAPIEHDAPRNPWNGIITLPTPPPHDTNNHTP; this comes from the exons ATGAAGACAACCATAACTATCGCCGTTTTGCTGCTGCTGGGAACCTTGTTCATGTTGCTTCTTTATTATGGACAAG ATATGAATTTGTTTAAGAGTGACAATGGCGTAtcatcaaacaagaaactcaat GTAAAAATTTATGATCACAGCAACAACTATTACCGAAGAGAATTGTCCGATATAAATCTCAGTGATTATCATCTAATTGATCCAGTTCCAAACTCAGGAGCAACAGTTAAATCAGCTCCAATTGAGCATGATGCCCCTCGGAATCCATGGAATGGGATAATAACATTGCCCACACCACCGCCACATGACACAAACAATCACACTCCGTAA